The following are encoded together in the Candidatus Omnitrophota bacterium genome:
- a CDS encoding thioredoxin domain-containing protein, with product MSNPNRLIKEKSPYLLQHAANPVDWYAWSLEAFEKAKKENKPVFLSIGYSTCHWCHVMERESFEDDHIADILNEHFVCIKVDREERPDIDHIYMSFVTAMTGSGGWPLSVFLTPDKKPFFGGTYFPPEAKWGSPSFEQVLLSVSGNWRSQPEKILQSSEEMMQALLLREEARDNNASSIDEKIFSVAYRQLSAMFDPVFGGFGQSPKFPMGHNLSFLLRFWKKTKQPEILKIVEKTLKEISKGGICDHLGGGFHRYSTDRQWQVPHFEKMLYDQAILAKAYLETYQATKNSDYAIVAREIFDYVLRDMQYSQGGFFCAEDADSVAPEQASLLQQGDRHPEKKEGAYYLWGFNEIEDALGVRDSEIFYYHYNFRLEGNADHDPHGEFIGKNILYVAKTVEATAQHFKKSMEEIEEVLKRSKEKLLFLRTKRPRPHLDDKILTDWNGLMISALSFGAIVLNEPKYQKGAEDAAQFILSRLVREDGTLWHRFRDGEAAIAGHLTDYAFFINGLLDLYETTFKTAYLKEAVKFAETMMCLFWDEKNGGFFLSAADAKDIILRSKEVYDGALPSGNSVAALVFVRLARFFPDSHWEKNAQQVFSAFSDEISHQPAGYAQMLTALDFALGPSCEIVVVAENRSEQTRQILREVYACFIPNKIIILRVLNEKEEQELIELVPFIKEQGLVSGQPTIYVCRNHACQRPVTSPESLKALLDVEI from the coding sequence ATGTCCAATCCTAATCGTCTTATCAAAGAAAAAAGTCCGTATCTTCTTCAGCACGCCGCCAATCCGGTTGATTGGTATGCGTGGTCGCTTGAGGCTTTCGAAAAAGCAAAAAAAGAAAACAAGCCGGTTTTTTTATCGATCGGTTATTCCACCTGTCATTGGTGTCATGTGATGGAGCGGGAATCTTTCGAGGACGATCACATCGCCGACATTCTCAACGAACATTTTGTTTGTATCAAAGTTGACCGGGAAGAGCGCCCGGATATTGACCATATCTACATGTCATTTGTTACGGCTATGACCGGGTCAGGCGGCTGGCCTTTGTCTGTTTTTCTGACACCGGATAAAAAACCTTTTTTTGGCGGAACATATTTTCCACCCGAAGCTAAGTGGGGCAGCCCGTCTTTTGAACAAGTTTTATTATCTGTGAGCGGCAATTGGCGCAGCCAGCCGGAAAAAATTCTGCAATCCAGCGAGGAAATGATGCAAGCCTTATTGTTGCGCGAAGAAGCGCGGGACAATAACGCATCGTCCATAGATGAAAAAATATTTTCCGTGGCTTATCGGCAGTTGAGCGCGATGTTTGACCCTGTTTTTGGAGGTTTTGGGCAATCTCCTAAATTTCCGATGGGGCATAACCTGTCTTTTTTACTGCGCTTTTGGAAGAAAACAAAACAGCCGGAAATCTTGAAGATCGTTGAGAAAACTCTTAAAGAAATAAGCAAAGGCGGCATTTGCGATCATTTAGGCGGAGGCTTTCATCGCTATTCAACGGACCGTCAGTGGCAAGTTCCGCATTTTGAAAAGATGCTTTATGACCAGGCTATTTTAGCAAAGGCTTATCTGGAAACCTATCAGGCGACAAAAAATTCAGATTATGCGATTGTTGCCCGTGAAATTTTTGATTATGTATTACGGGATATGCAGTATTCTCAAGGAGGATTTTTCTGCGCGGAAGATGCGGATAGTGTCGCGCCGGAGCAGGCTTCTCTTCTGCAACAAGGCGATCGTCATCCCGAGAAAAAAGAAGGAGCCTATTATCTGTGGGGCTTTAACGAAATCGAAGATGCTCTGGGGGTCCGGGATAGTGAGATCTTTTATTATCATTATAATTTTCGCCTGGAAGGCAATGCCGACCATGATCCTCACGGCGAATTTATAGGAAAGAATATTCTTTATGTTGCAAAAACAGTTGAAGCGACCGCACAACATTTTAAAAAATCGATGGAAGAAATAGAGGAAGTTTTAAAGCGTTCCAAGGAAAAACTTCTTTTTTTGCGCACAAAAAGGCCGCGTCCGCATTTAGACGATAAGATCTTAACGGATTGGAATGGGCTGATGATCTCGGCTTTATCGTTTGGGGCTATAGTTTTAAATGAACCCAAATATCAAAAAGGCGCCGAAGACGCGGCGCAATTTATCTTGAGCCGGTTAGTCAGAGAAGACGGAACTCTGTGGCATCGTTTCCGAGATGGTGAAGCGGCCATTGCCGGCCATCTGACGGACTATGCTTTTTTTATTAACGGCCTTCTGGATCTTTATGAGACAACGTTTAAAACGGCCTATTTAAAAGAAGCCGTTAAATTCGCAGAAACAATGATGTGCCTTTTTTGGGATGAGAAAAACGGAGGGTTCTTTTTAAGCGCGGCTGACGCAAAAGATATTATTCTTCGCTCTAAAGAAGTTTATGACGGCGCTTTGCCTTCGGGAAATTCAGTGGCGGCTTTAGTGTTTGTTCGGTTGGCGCGTTTTTTTCCGGACAGTCATTGGGAAAAAAACGCGCAACAGGTCTTTTCTGCTTTTTCTGATGAAATATCGCATCAACCAGCCGGATATGCCCAGATGCTTACCGCATTAGATTTTGCTCTTGGCCCTTCTTGTGAAATTGTGGTCGTTGCCGAAAATCGCTCAGAGCAAACAAGGCAGATCTTGAGGGAAGTTTATGCGTGCTTTATCCCTAATAAGATCATTATTCTTCGAGTTCTCAATGAAAAAGAAGAGCAGGAATTAATAGAGCTTGTACCATTTATTAAAGAGCAGGGCTTAGTCAGCGGCCAGCCGACCATTTATGTTTGTCGTAACCATGCGTGTCAACGGCCGGTAACGAGCCCGGAAAGTTTGAAAGCACTTCTTGACGTAGAAATTTAA
- a CDS encoding putative transporter, translating into MDFLIQLFTTDSVAHTVIILSLIAALGLALGSMKIFGVHLGIAGVLFAGLIFGHFKMTIDPQVMEFAREFGLILFVYTVGMQVGPGFFDSLKKAGLQLNLMAAAVVLLGVAITILIHRLASVDMAVAVGLFSGATTNTPSLAAAQQALKEMSGVTAETLNLPGIGYAIAYPFGILGIIITMILAKTIFRLNPQKEAENYEHLRAQMASSLKAMNLEVKNSNLNGLTIEKIPGLSASGVVISRMMHDNKVQIAQPDMVLHLNDVLLAVGPAHKLEELRVIIGSESNIDLRKIQSQITSKRVVVTKKAVIGKSIEELDLLTRYGVTITRVHRTEIEFSATQDLRLQFGDILLIVGEEDPIKRVAIELGNSPKQLDHPHVIPIFVGIVLGVILGSCPIYFPGVPLPIKLGLAGGPLIVAVILSRIGRIGPLIWYMPANANFMLREIGIVLFLACVGLRSGDKFVETLTQGQGLYWMAIASLITFVPLAVVALFARLKYKLNFLSLCGLLAGSMTDPPALAFANSLTSSNIPAVSYTTVYPLVMIMRVVSAQVLVSFFWH; encoded by the coding sequence ATGGATTTTTTGATACAACTTTTTACTACGGATTCGGTGGCGCACACCGTTATTATCTTAAGCCTTATTGCCGCTTTAGGGCTGGCTTTGGGCAGTATGAAGATTTTTGGTGTCCACCTCGGGATTGCCGGCGTTCTTTTCGCGGGGCTTATCTTTGGGCATTTTAAAATGACCATCGATCCCCAGGTGATGGAATTTGCCAGGGAATTTGGCCTCATTCTTTTTGTTTATACCGTGGGAATGCAAGTGGGTCCGGGATTTTTTGATTCGCTTAAAAAAGCGGGATTGCAGCTTAATTTAATGGCTGCAGCTGTTGTTCTTTTAGGCGTTGCTATCACGATCTTAATTCACCGCTTAGCTTCTGTTGATATGGCGGTGGCGGTGGGATTATTTTCCGGAGCGACAACTAATACGCCGAGCTTGGCGGCCGCTCAACAGGCTTTAAAAGAAATGAGCGGTGTAACGGCGGAAACCCTAAATCTTCCCGGCATTGGCTATGCGATCGCCTATCCGTTCGGTATCCTTGGAATTATTATAACGATGATCTTAGCTAAGACAATTTTCCGTTTGAATCCGCAAAAAGAAGCCGAAAATTATGAGCACCTACGCGCTCAGATGGCATCCTCACTGAAGGCGATGAATTTGGAAGTTAAGAATTCAAATCTCAACGGCCTTACGATCGAGAAAATTCCGGGCCTTAGCGCGTCCGGCGTTGTGATCTCGCGTATGATGCACGACAATAAAGTGCAGATCGCGCAGCCGGATATGGTTTTGCATCTTAATGATGTTTTATTAGCTGTGGGGCCGGCGCATAAGCTAGAAGAGCTGCGGGTTATTATCGGCAGCGAAAGCAATATTGATCTGCGTAAGATCCAAAGTCAAATTACCAGTAAAAGAGTTGTGGTGACTAAGAAAGCAGTGATCGGTAAAAGCATTGAAGAGCTTGATCTATTAACGCGTTATGGCGTTACGATCACGCGCGTGCATCGCACCGAAATTGAATTTAGCGCGACACAAGATTTGCGTTTGCAATTTGGAGATATCCTTTTAATAGTCGGCGAAGAAGATCCCATAAAAAGGGTAGCCATTGAATTAGGAAATTCTCCTAAACAGCTAGACCATCCTCATGTCATTCCGATCTTTGTCGGGATCGTCCTGGGCGTTATTTTAGGTAGCTGCCCGATCTATTTTCCGGGCGTGCCGCTTCCTATCAAGCTGGGTTTAGCCGGCGGGCCGCTGATCGTTGCCGTTATTTTAAGTCGCATCGGCCGCATTGGGCCTTTGATCTGGTATATGCCCGCTAACGCGAATTTTATGTTACGAGAAATCGGGATCGTGCTTTTTTTGGCGTGCGTGGGATTGCGGTCCGGGGATAAATTTGTTGAGACACTCACGCAAGGGCAGGGATTGTATTGGATGGCCATTGCTTCTTTGATCACCTTTGTGCCCTTAGCGGTCGTTGCTTTATTCGCAAGGTTAAAATATAAATTGAATTTCTTATCCCTCTGCGGCCTTTTAGCCGGAAGTATGACAGATCCGCCGGCCTTAGCCTTCGCGAACTCTTTAACCAGCTCTAATATACCGGCCGTATCTTATACGACGGTATATCCCTTGGTTATGATCATGCGTGTTGTTTCAGCTCAAGTTTTAGTATCGTTTTTTTGGCATTAA
- a CDS encoding AsmA family protein — protein sequence MKIIKIVLIVFLVVFLIAGIAGYVFLKTFDINKYKPQILSAIKDSTGRTAAVGQLRLTFSATQGIVLNISKLAISDHLDFSKENFLEVENIDLGIDVIPLVSRREIALSSLQINSPKLILIRNKNGVFNVQTFVPASDKQDLSKDASRANMSAGQAEAALPMAQVHSSSAAAFPALSIRSVWLKNGEIVFVDQSFSPELKVVISSLDIKANDLASKRPSNLIARASLWSRKQNIILDGKMTVDLEKQNATFNDLKLNFDLSEISLPELYASLSFAKDLEMIKAVEGQLQSDIQRAVVGAQGLRELSLDGKIIGGKLRLSSLPLPIDPVTASFAADEKKFEIKNAKLGLADGNITGDGTIEDYLKEQKFNFDLVIDAIDLSKIVPAQDQPVGLEGKLFGQSNVSGKGFAPDNLFESLSGTGSLNVKGGKLKNINVLKLVLSKISMIPGLAEKVNENLPEKYKDAMQSEDTILKTVDLRNHISENTLVIDSLQVETDAFALSGDGRLSFDQAITLNTLIVIPQDLSEAMSASAEGLQYLFDENKQIAIPLRIGGKIPNLTFFPDLEYLGKRIMANRGREELEKVLDKVFKRDETSEPSTPEGQDPDGQEQPKSAEEELIGAILDKVFN from the coding sequence ATGAAAATCATTAAGATCGTTTTGATTGTTTTTCTTGTTGTTTTCCTTATTGCGGGAATAGCGGGATATGTTTTCTTAAAAACATTCGATATCAATAAATATAAACCGCAAATACTTTCGGCGATCAAAGACAGCACGGGCAGGACTGCTGCGGTTGGACAGTTAAGATTAACATTTTCGGCTACACAGGGCATTGTCCTTAATATCAGCAAACTTGCGATCTCCGATCACCTTGATTTTTCTAAAGAAAATTTTCTCGAAGTTGAGAATATTGATCTCGGCATTGACGTCATTCCTCTTGTCTCAAGGCGGGAAATTGCTCTCAGTAGTTTACAGATAAATTCGCCCAAACTTATTCTTATCCGTAACAAAAATGGTGTTTTTAATGTTCAAACATTTGTCCCGGCATCAGATAAGCAAGATCTTTCTAAAGATGCTTCTCGCGCGAATATGAGCGCCGGGCAAGCCGAAGCAGCATTACCGATGGCACAAGTCCACTCTTCATCCGCCGCAGCCTTTCCGGCATTATCGATCCGCTCCGTTTGGCTTAAGAATGGCGAGATCGTTTTTGTTGATCAAAGTTTTTCTCCGGAATTAAAGGTCGTTATTTCTTCTCTTGATATTAAAGCTAATGATTTGGCCTCAAAGCGTCCTTCCAACTTAATAGCTCGGGCGTCTTTGTGGAGCCGAAAGCAAAATATTATTCTGGATGGAAAAATGACGGTTGATTTAGAAAAACAGAATGCCACGTTTAATGATCTTAAGTTGAATTTTGATCTTTCCGAAATATCGTTGCCGGAATTATATGCTTCTTTATCGTTTGCGAAAGATCTAGAGATGATCAAGGCTGTTGAAGGGCAGCTGCAAAGCGATATTCAAAGGGCTGTTGTCGGCGCACAGGGTTTACGCGAATTATCTTTAGACGGAAAGATCATCGGCGGAAAACTTAGGTTATCATCACTGCCTTTGCCCATTGATCCGGTGACGGCTTCTTTTGCTGCCGATGAGAAGAAATTCGAGATTAAAAATGCAAAACTTGGCTTAGCCGATGGAAATATTACCGGTGATGGAACTATTGAGGATTATCTTAAAGAACAGAAATTTAATTTTGACCTGGTAATAGACGCTATTGACTTGTCAAAAATAGTTCCCGCGCAAGATCAACCCGTGGGGTTAGAGGGAAAGTTATTCGGTCAATCCAATGTTTCCGGAAAAGGTTTCGCGCCTGATAACTTATTTGAATCTTTATCCGGAACGGGTTCTCTGAATGTTAAAGGGGGAAAGCTAAAAAATATCAATGTCTTAAAACTTGTTTTAAGTAAAATTTCTATGATCCCCGGTCTGGCTGAAAAGGTGAACGAAAATCTTCCCGAGAAATATAAAGATGCCATGCAATCGGAAGATACGATCCTTAAAACAGTTGATTTAAGAAATCATATTTCTGAAAATACTTTGGTGATCGATTCTCTTCAAGTGGAAACCGATGCTTTTGCTCTTTCGGGAGATGGCCGTCTTAGCTTCGATCAGGCGATCACGCTTAACACTTTGATCGTTATTCCTCAAGATCTCTCTGAGGCTATGAGTGCCTCTGCGGAAGGTTTACAATATTTGTTTGATGAGAATAAGCAAATCGCGATTCCTTTGCGCATCGGAGGCAAGATCCCCAATTTAACATTCTTTCCTGACCTGGAATATTTGGGAAAGCGGATCATGGCTAATCGTGGCCGGGAAGAATTAGAGAAAGTTTTAGACAAGGTTTTTAAAAGGGATGAAACCTCTGAGCCATCAACGCCGGAAGGGCAGGATCCTGACGGCCAAGAGCAACCTAAAAGTGCTGAAGAAGAGCTCATCGGCGCTATTTTAGATAAGGTTTTTAACTAG
- a CDS encoding NUDIX hydrolase → MNVEIIVHPGATLIVPFLSKEKVILLRQYRPVIKQFLYEFPAGTIEKGETPFQCARREIVEETGFAARTLTRLGKIYPVPGYSTEIITIYKAEGLIQKKSCLEADEVIRTCIVSRAQMKKMFRKGQIKDSKTICALSLCGWI, encoded by the coding sequence ATGAATGTTGAAATTATTGTTCATCCCGGGGCAACGCTTATTGTTCCGTTCTTAAGCAAAGAAAAAGTTATTCTTTTGAGGCAATACCGCCCGGTGATCAAACAATTTCTTTATGAATTTCCGGCCGGTACAATAGAAAAGGGCGAAACTCCTTTTCAATGCGCCCGCCGGGAGATCGTTGAAGAAACAGGTTTCGCGGCTCGAACATTAACGCGGCTTGGAAAGATCTATCCTGTTCCGGGCTATTCAACAGAAATTATTACCATTTATAAAGCTGAGGGGTTAATTCAAAAGAAATCCTGCTTAGAGGCGGATGAAGTTATTCGCACCTGTATCGTGAGCCGCGCTCAAATGAAAAAAATGTTTCGCAAAGGGCAGATCAAAGACTCCAAAACGATTTGCGCGCTTTCCTTGTGCGGGTGGATTTAA
- a CDS encoding PD-(D/E)XK nuclease family protein codes for MAEQKPYQRTRNLFDPTAKTPFKLSRSRLENFLNCPRCFYLDRRLGIEPPATPPYTLNSAVDSLLKKEFDQYRMKGKAHPLMEKHDVRAVPFAHPMMDEWRENFKGLQYHHKPTNLIITGAVDDIWADEKGALFVVDYKSTSTSAEISLDAEYRQAFKRQMEIYQWLLRRLEFKVSDMGYFVFCNADKTRNSFDAKLEFNLEIIPYEGSDAWVEPVIVQAHECLLNDQMPDYSKNCGHCQYRKISQSLEKGVLAKQNIQGDLFLR; via the coding sequence ATGGCAGAACAAAAACCATATCAGCGGACACGCAATCTCTTTGATCCGACTGCGAAAACACCTTTTAAGTTAAGCAGGTCGCGCTTAGAAAACTTTCTGAATTGCCCGCGCTGTTTTTATCTTGATCGGCGTTTAGGTATTGAACCGCCTGCTACTCCTCCGTATACGCTTAATTCTGCCGTTGACAGTTTGCTCAAAAAAGAATTTGATCAATACCGCATGAAAGGGAAAGCCCATCCCTTAATGGAAAAGCACGATGTCCGCGCTGTTCCTTTCGCGCATCCAATGATGGATGAATGGCGGGAAAACTTCAAAGGGCTTCAGTATCATCATAAACCGACCAATCTGATTATTACCGGAGCGGTGGATGATATTTGGGCTGATGAGAAGGGTGCATTATTCGTGGTGGATTATAAATCAACCAGCACGAGCGCGGAAATTAGCCTCGATGCCGAATATCGTCAAGCCTTCAAGCGGCAAATGGAGATCTATCAGTGGCTTTTACGCCGTTTGGAATTTAAAGTTTCGGATATGGGTTACTTTGTTTTCTGTAACGCCGATAAAACAAGAAATTCTTTCGATGCGAAACTCGAATTTAATTTAGAGATCATTCCTTACGAAGGAAGTGATGCATGGGTGGAGCCTGTTATTGTTCAGGCCCATGAATGCCTTTTAAACGATCAAATGCCTGATTATTCCAAGAATTGCGGGCATTGTCAGTACCGAAAAATAAGTCAAAGTTTAGAAAAAGGCGTTCTCGCTAAACAAAATATCCAGGGAGATCTGTTCCTGAGATGA